The following proteins are encoded in a genomic region of Terriglobales bacterium:
- a CDS encoding cellulase family glycosylhydrolase codes for MSNSRILLQVLLVLAMLSQARAQFAHADHKQIVDAAGKPLLIRATNLGNWLLPEGYMWLFEGGPQSPSEIHTLLFELLGPEGSAAFWTKYRQNYITREDIAFLHRAGFNAIRVPMHYGLFENDDAEGFKLLDSLISWCRAERLYVILDMHAAPGGQTGTNIDDSGGYPWLYQSPQEQEHLIAIWRRLATHYSEEPAVLGYDLLNEPIPHFPELRLLNPSLEPLYKKLAAEIRKVDVHHILFLGGAQWDSNFSVFGRPFDANVAYTFHRYWTAPDESVLRQYINFRDRYDVPIWLGESGENTDDWIATFVKSLEANNIGWAFWPYKKMEKLSAVVSIVPPVDWATIVRFAKLPRETAHVQDRLKARPEQEKINRDFSELVENVQLQKCRVNEGYLKALGMRSESLSGK; via the coding sequence ATGTCGAATTCGAGAATCCTGCTGCAGGTTCTTCTTGTTCTTGCGATGCTTTCCCAAGCAAGAGCGCAGTTCGCGCACGCCGACCACAAACAGATCGTGGATGCAGCCGGTAAACCGCTGCTGATTCGGGCAACCAATTTGGGAAATTGGTTGCTGCCGGAAGGGTACATGTGGTTGTTCGAAGGCGGACCGCAATCGCCGAGTGAGATCCATACGCTGTTGTTCGAACTGCTTGGACCTGAAGGTTCAGCTGCGTTTTGGACGAAGTACCGCCAGAACTACATCACTCGAGAGGACATTGCGTTCCTCCATCGGGCCGGCTTCAACGCGATTCGCGTCCCAATGCACTACGGCCTTTTCGAGAACGATGACGCGGAGGGTTTCAAGCTGTTGGACAGCTTAATCTCCTGGTGCCGCGCCGAACGCTTGTATGTGATTCTCGACATGCATGCTGCCCCGGGCGGTCAGACCGGCACGAACATCGATGACAGCGGCGGTTATCCATGGCTGTATCAGAGTCCGCAAGAGCAGGAGCACCTGATTGCCATCTGGCGGCGCCTGGCGACGCACTACAGCGAGGAACCGGCTGTGCTCGGATACGACCTGCTGAATGAACCGATCCCACACTTTCCCGAGCTGCGACTTTTGAACCCCTCGCTGGAACCGCTGTATAAGAAGCTTGCAGCCGAGATCCGAAAGGTCGATGTCCACCATATTCTCTTTCTCGGCGGCGCGCAGTGGGACAGTAACTTTTCCGTTTTCGGGAGACCCTTCGATGCGAACGTCGCCTATACGTTTCACAGATACTGGACAGCGCCGGATGAAAGCGTGCTGCGGCAGTACATCAATTTTCGTGATCGCTATGACGTGCCGATCTGGTTGGGCGAATCCGGAGAGAATACGGATGACTGGATCGCCACGTTCGTAAAATCCCTCGAAGCTAACAACATCGGCTGGGCTTTTTGGCCCTACAAGAAGATGGAAAAGCTATCGGCGGTAGTCAGCATTGTCCCGCCGGTCGACTGGGCAACAATCGTGAGATTCGCAAAGCTTCCGCGTGAGACCGCACACGTCCAAGACAGGCTGAAGGCCCGCCCTGAACAGGAGAAGATCAACCGTGACTTCAGCGAGCTAGTGGAGAACGTCCAGCTGCAAAAATGTCGTGTGAACGAGGGCTATCTAAAAGCGTTGGGGATGAGATCGGAATCCCTTTCTGGGAAATGA